The sequence CATATTGCCGTCATCACCCGAAAGTCCATCACAAATCACTTTAAAGATATATCCTCCATATTTTTCATAATACTCTCCTTCGGTGGGATTAAATGGGCCGAAGGTGTACCATTTTTTGTCATATTGGGGATTTGCACCAAAAACCTTTGATGCCAAAAGGTTCCCGCTTTTATAATTTCCCCTGGGTTCTGTTCCCTGGGCATCTTTGTTGGTATAGCATCCTCTCCCTCCGTAGACAGAATACATCATCTGGGTATCAAAGGATCCATTTAACTCATCCAGGCTCCCTCCGGTATCCGGATCATAAACCCGGATATAAATGGGTTTGTTAAACTTTTTTGGGATGATAAAAAAGAATGTTTGTGAGAAATCATCATCACCCCAGGAGGTAGCTGCTTTCGGCCCAAAAGTAATCAGATAAGGAATATTTTCTTCAGGTGCGGGCACTGATTGGGCAAAAATCTGAAAAACAGAAAAATTAAGTATTAAAAGAAAAAAAATTTTTTTCATTGCAGGGAAATTTATTTTGCTAACCAAGATCTGCTATTTACTAAAAATAAATTAAAAACATGTCTTTTATAATAAAAAACAGGTTCATGATTTTTAAAAACCCGCTGTTATTTATTTTTTAGAACCACAATCTTTTTAAACACACAGGTTTTTTTTGTTTCTCCGGTACTGGGCGCTTGTCCGATAATGCCCAGTTTTAATTTATAGTCACCTGGTCCCTTATAAACATGTTGAACAACCGGGCCCTTTGCTGCATCTCCATCTCCATAGTCCCAGAAATATTGAATTGCATTAAAATCTTTCAAATATTTGTCGGTTCCTGTGAAGGTAACAGGATTATTAACCAGACAACTATCACTGCTGATGATATAGGCCTGTTCAGGATCTTCGACCTTAAAGGAATAAGAGGCTTCATTCAGGAATATTTTTCCGGTTAAGGTATCTACAACATTTAACTGAACCTGGTAGTCGCCAACCCCTTTAAAACAGTGTTCTGCCTCCAATCCTTTCACCTTTGTCCCGTCACCCAAATCCCATACATACCGGAGGGTAGTCGTGTCTATATTGATTGAACCTGCTTCGTAAAAGACATAACAGTAATTGCATTTTTTGATGCTGTCGCAGGTATCAAACTGAGGGAAAGTGACGATAAACGAATAAATATCGTCTGATTTATCCCGGTCTGATGCAAAATAGCCGGTTTCAAAATTGCGGTCAATGATAAAGGAGTAATCGTTGAAAGCAGAATTAATGGGAGCCTCAAGAGGAACAGGTTCTTTCCATTCCCCGCTGTCTTGCTGTGAATAGTAGATATCATAACCGCCCATTCCTTTTCGGCCGTTTGAAGAAAAATACAATCTTCCGCTGCTGTGGTAAAAAGGAAAGAGTTCGTTTCCGGCTGTATTTATTCTCTTGCCCAGATTCTTAGGTTTACTCCACTGGCCCTTCTCAAGGGTACAGTAATAGATGTCCAATCCCCCATAACCTCCGGGCATGTCTGAAACAAAAAACAGTTTTTTCCCGTCTTCACTTAAACAGGGATGTCCCAAATTATAGCCTGACTGGTTGTATTTGAATAGACTAACATTTAAAATTTTACTACCGCTATGTGTAGCCGTGATGATTCCATTTCTATCAGGTGTTGAGGAATTCTTCGAAGGGATATTTCTTGTGAAATAGAATTTATTATCCCTGCTAAAAGTAAAAGGGCCTATGTTGAATGAACCAGAGAGGTTATCTGAAAAAGGAATGACCGAATTCCATTTTTGGTTTTTTACCCTTGCTGCCGTAAAAATATTGGTAAGGGGCAGATGATCATTTTTGCCTGAATGGACAACAAAAACTTCATTTTTGCGGTTCGAAC is a genomic window of Bacteroidota bacterium containing:
- a CDS encoding PKD domain-containing protein — its product is MKNLYLVLFLILFLPSLTSLFGQEHYAIEKLPFNTREYSEYAPVFYRNGIAFCSNRKNEVFVVHSGKNDHLPLTNIFTAARVKNQKWNSVIPFSDNLSGSFNIGPFTFSRDNKFYFTRNIPSKNSSTPDRNGIITATHSGSKILNVSLFKYNQSGYNLGHPCLSEDGKKLFFVSDMPGGYGGLDIYYCTLEKGQWSKPKNLGKRINTAGNELFPFYHSSGRLYFSSNGRKGMGGYDIYYSQQDSGEWKEPVPLEAPINSAFNDYSFIIDRNFETGYFASDRDKSDDIYSFIVTFPQFDTCDSIKKCNYCYVFYEAGSINIDTTTLRYVWDLGDGTKVKGLEAEHCFKGVGDYQVQLNVVDTLTGKIFLNEASYSFKVEDPEQAYIISSDSCLVNNPVTFTGTDKYLKDFNAIQYFWDYGDGDAAKGPVVQHVYKGPGDYKLKLGIIGQAPSTGETKKTCVFKKIVVLKNK